A single window of Halobacterium jilantaiense DNA harbors:
- a CDS encoding DUF7838 family putative zinc beta-ribbon protein — MASELDHDCPNCGEERTFYRTAATNLHLGLKTKWACPECSFGFIRINGDISSASA; from the coding sequence ATGGCTAGCGAACTCGACCACGACTGCCCGAACTGCGGCGAGGAGCGGACGTTCTACCGGACCGCCGCGACGAACCTCCACCTCGGCCTGAAGACGAAGTGGGCCTGCCCGGAGTGCTCGTTCGGCTTCATCCGCATCAACGGCGACATCTCCTCGGCGTCGGCGTAG
- a CDS encoding CoxG family protein produces the protein MEFDGEFELEDVPPDQAWVVLSDPIAVRDALKGCQYITPMDDDFEWDSYEPVEDVETLPEADPEVVAGRAFKEGVTYAALMQVGVGSVKPKFETSVSIDERDGENFEMVATGSGSASGSSFSMESGMIIHPSEDGEGSRIEWWTDADVSGRIAQLGGRVINPVANKIVNNFFTAIESEMSDVEETESGVTDRIRGMF, from the coding sequence ATGGAGTTCGACGGCGAGTTCGAACTCGAGGACGTGCCGCCGGACCAGGCGTGGGTAGTACTCTCGGACCCCATCGCGGTCCGGGACGCGCTGAAGGGCTGTCAGTACATCACGCCGATGGACGACGACTTCGAGTGGGATTCCTACGAGCCGGTCGAGGACGTCGAGACGCTCCCGGAGGCCGACCCCGAGGTCGTCGCGGGCCGCGCGTTCAAGGAGGGCGTGACCTACGCCGCGCTGATGCAGGTCGGCGTCGGCAGCGTGAAGCCGAAGTTCGAGACGTCGGTGTCCATCGACGAGCGCGACGGCGAGAACTTCGAGATGGTCGCCACCGGTTCCGGGTCGGCCAGCGGCAGCAGCTTCAGCATGGAGTCCGGGATGATCATCCACCCGAGCGAGGACGGAGAGGGCTCCCGCATCGAGTGGTGGACTGACGCGGACGTCTCTGGCCGCATCGCGCAGCTCGGCGGCCGCGTCATCAACCCGGTCGCGAACAAGATTGTGAACAACTTCTTCACCGCCATCGAGTCCGAGATGAGCGACGTCGAGGAGACCGAATCCGGCGTTACGGACCGAATCCGGGGGATGTTCTGA
- a CDS encoding AbrB/MazE/SpoVT family DNA-binding domain-containing protein → MGTLADTKVSEKNLTTIPKPVRNFLDVGAGDRVEWHVEDGNIVVRKVVAGDD, encoded by the coding sequence ATGGGTACGCTCGCCGACACCAAGGTCTCGGAGAAGAACCTCACGACCATCCCGAAGCCGGTGCGGAACTTCCTCGACGTGGGCGCTGGCGATCGCGTGGAGTGGCACGTCGAGGACGGCAACATCGTTGTCCGGAAGGTCGTCGCCGGGGACGACTGA
- a CDS encoding CBS domain-containing protein has translation MYTIAELPIDNPLQTVEYDLGLESALRRMFEDGYTQIGVERDGELVGIVTYRSVVRTLLAFHQLEVGHKTLDKISVGAAVEDAHTISEDENLLSVFDALAEYTYIVVERDDQWRILTDYDLLTRLKQMLEPFLLIESIEMQLRSIFTRVFGDSLSEQLAETFDDEHPLPTPASVEHCSYAHYAQFLSIHWEEFEPLFDDQQDVIRELVLEIGDMRNRLFHFRIDDPDEFDRDLLRFGQSYFSSV, from the coding sequence ATGTACACAATCGCTGAGTTGCCGATCGACAACCCGCTCCAGACCGTCGAGTACGACCTCGGACTCGAGTCGGCGCTTCGCCGGATGTTCGAGGATGGCTACACGCAGATCGGCGTCGAACGGGACGGCGAGCTGGTCGGAATCGTCACGTACCGGTCAGTCGTCCGGACGCTCCTCGCGTTCCACCAGCTGGAGGTCGGGCACAAGACACTGGACAAGATATCGGTCGGGGCGGCGGTCGAGGACGCCCACACCATCAGCGAGGACGAGAATCTGCTGTCCGTCTTCGACGCGCTCGCGGAGTACACGTACATCGTGGTCGAGCGGGACGACCAGTGGCGTATCCTGACCGACTACGACCTGCTGACGCGGCTGAAACAGATGCTCGAGCCGTTCCTGTTGATCGAGTCGATCGAGATGCAGTTACGGAGCATCTTCACGCGTGTGTTCGGGGACTCGCTGTCGGAACAGCTGGCAGAGACGTTCGACGACGAGCATCCGCTGCCGACGCCGGCGTCCGTCGAGCACTGTAGCTACGCGCACTACGCCCAGTTCCTCTCTATTCACTGGGAGGAGTTCGAACCGCTGTTCGACGACCAGCAGGACGTGATTCGCGAGCTCGTGCTCGAAATCGGTGACATGCGGAATCGGCTCTTCCACTTCCGAATCGACGACCCGGACGAGTTCGACCGGGACCTGCTGCGGTTCGGGCAGTCGTACTTCTCTTCGGTGTGA
- a CDS encoding FAD binding domain-containing protein: MKSAPFEHHEPSTVEETVSLLESLDEPTILAGGQSLVPMLRFRLANPDVVVDINGVDDLDYFHEDDGYLKLGALARHADVEDSDLVAEKYGSFADAAPLIADPQIRNRGTVVGSVAQADPKGDWGSILLAHDGDVVAHGPDGERVIPADEFFLLPYDTTLGDEELITEVRVPTPQPSEGSAYHKLKRKTGDYAMAGVAARLLLDDDGRVDTARLGMTAVDITNARATDAEAHVEGERPTAELFEEAGELAAEESNPESDEHGDASYKERMVDVLAQRALGDAAERAGLVKRRVSQ; this comes from the coding sequence ATGAAGTCGGCACCGTTCGAACACCACGAACCGTCGACGGTCGAGGAGACGGTCAGCCTCCTCGAGAGCCTGGACGAACCGACGATTCTCGCCGGCGGGCAGAGCCTCGTGCCGATGCTGCGGTTCCGGCTCGCGAACCCGGACGTCGTCGTCGACATCAACGGCGTCGACGACCTCGACTACTTCCACGAGGACGACGGCTACCTGAAACTCGGCGCGCTCGCTCGACACGCCGATGTCGAGGACTCGGACCTCGTCGCCGAGAAGTACGGGAGCTTCGCGGACGCGGCACCGCTGATTGCGGACCCCCAGATTCGAAACCGCGGCACCGTCGTCGGCTCTGTCGCGCAGGCCGACCCGAAAGGCGACTGGGGCTCGATTCTGCTCGCCCACGACGGCGACGTGGTCGCCCACGGGCCGGACGGCGAGCGCGTGATTCCAGCGGACGAGTTCTTCCTGCTGCCGTACGACACGACGCTCGGCGACGAGGAACTCATCACGGAAGTCAGAGTACCGACCCCGCAGCCCAGCGAGGGGAGCGCGTACCACAAGCTCAAGCGGAAGACCGGCGACTACGCGATGGCCGGCGTCGCGGCGCGCCTGCTTCTCGACGACGACGGCCGCGTCGACACGGCGAGACTCGGCATGACGGCCGTCGACATCACGAACGCGCGCGCGACGGACGCCGAAGCCCACGTCGAGGGCGAGCGGCCGACCGCGGAGCTGTTCGAGGAGGCGGGCGAGCTGGCGGCCGAGGAGTCGAATCCGGAGTCGGACGAACACGGCGACGCGAGCTACAAGGAGCGGATGGTCGACGTGCTCGCCCAGCGCGCGCTGGGTGACGCCGCGGAGCGCGCCGGCCTCGTCAAACGGAGGGTTTCACAGTGA
- a CDS encoding (2Fe-2S)-binding protein, whose translation MSDEREITLTVNGTEHTVEVEPRRLLVHTIREDLDMTGTHIGCDTGNCGACTVLKDGEPIKSCLMFAAQADGAELMTVEGMEDLPEATDLHPLQEGFREEHGLQCGYCTPGMLMSGKALLDENPDPEEEEIREAISGNLCRCTGYQNIVSSIEYAADELADRAATDGGAVTAATDDADAACGASGCGCGQSADLFEREYPTEDTDR comes from the coding sequence GTGAGCGACGAACGCGAAATCACGCTGACAGTCAACGGCACCGAACACACCGTCGAGGTCGAGCCGCGACGCCTGCTCGTCCACACCATCCGGGAGGACCTGGACATGACGGGCACGCACATCGGCTGCGACACGGGCAACTGCGGGGCCTGCACGGTACTGAAAGACGGCGAACCGATCAAGTCCTGTCTGATGTTCGCGGCGCAGGCCGACGGTGCCGAACTGATGACCGTCGAGGGGATGGAGGACCTCCCGGAAGCGACGGACCTCCACCCGCTCCAGGAGGGCTTCAGGGAGGAGCACGGCCTGCAGTGTGGCTACTGCACGCCCGGGATGCTCATGTCCGGGAAGGCGCTGCTGGACGAGAACCCGGACCCCGAGGAAGAAGAGATTCGCGAGGCCATCAGCGGCAACCTCTGTCGCTGCACGGGCTACCAGAACATCGTCAGCTCCATCGAGTACGCGGCCGACGAACTCGCGGACCGCGCGGCGACCGACGGCGGCGCAGTCACGGCCGCCACCGACGACGCGGACGCGGCCTGCGGAGCGTCGGGCTGTGGCTGTGGCCAGTCGGCGGACCTGTTCGAGCGAGAGTACCCCACGGAGGACACCGACCGATGA